A DNA window from Bradyrhizobium sp. CCBAU 53421 contains the following coding sequences:
- the clpS gene encoding ATP-dependent Clp protease adapter ClpS, which translates to MSNDDNRNGAGSGPSTSVITKVKPKTKRPNLYRVLILNDDYTPMEFVVHVLERFFNKDAEAATKIMLHVHHHGIGECGVFTYEIAETKVTQVMDFARKHQHPLQCVMEKK; encoded by the coding sequence ATGAGCAATGACGATAACCGCAATGGCGCCGGCAGCGGCCCGTCCACCTCGGTCATCACCAAGGTCAAGCCGAAGACCAAGCGCCCGAACCTGTATCGCGTCCTGATCCTGAACGACGACTACACGCCGATGGAGTTCGTGGTTCACGTGCTGGAACGCTTCTTCAACAAGGACGCGGAAGCTGCGACCAAGATCATGCTGCACGTCCACCATCACGGGATCGGTGAATGCGGCGTGTTTACCTACGAGATCGCCGAGACCAAGGTGACGCAAGTCATGGACTTCGCGCGCAAGCATCAGCATCCACTGCAATGTGTGATGGAAAAGAAGTAG
- the clpA gene encoding ATP-dependent Clp protease ATP-binding subunit ClpA, with amino-acid sequence MPTFSQSLEQSLHRALAIANERHHQYATLEHLLLSLIDDSDAAAVMRACSVDLDKLRTSLVNYLETEFENLVTDGADDAKPTAGFQRVIQRAVIHVQSSGREEVTGANVLIAIFAERESHAAYFLQEQDMTRYDAVNYISHGIAKRPGVSEARPVRGVDEETETKGNEDAKKKGEALETYCVNLNKKARDGKIDPVIGRNAEINRAIQVLCRRQKNNPLFVGEAGVGKTAIAEGLAKRIVDSDVPEVLAAATVFSLDMGTLLAGTRYRGDFEERLKQVLKELEAHPNAILFIDEIHTVIGAGATSGGAMDASNLLKPALASGTIRCMGSTTYKEYRQHFEKDRALVRRFQKIDVNEPTVEDAIAILKGLKPYFEDYHRLKYTNEAIEAAVQLSSRYIHDRKLPDKAIDVIDESGAAQMLVAESKRKKTIGIKEIETTIATMARIPPKSVSKDDAEVLKHLEQTLKRTVFGQDKAIESLAASIKLARAGLREPEKPIGSYLFSGPTGVGKTEVAKQLAASLGVELLRFDMSEYMERHTVSRLIGAPPGYVGFDQGGLLTDGVDQHPHCVVLLDEIEKAHPDLYNVLLQIMDHGRLTDHNGKQVNFRNVILIMTTNAGAADLARQAFGFTRSKREGDDHEAINRQFAPEFRNRLDAIVSFAHLNAEVIGMVVEKFVLQLEAQLADRDVTIELSEPAKAWLIEHGYDEQMGARPMARIIQEHIKKPLADEVLFGQLKGGGHVRVVLVKDEAAAKDKIGFEYVEGPVTPKPESLPPRKRKPPKGGPNNGGGGGTKGPVSKGPMVKA; translated from the coding sequence ATGCCAACTTTTTCCCAAAGCCTTGAACAATCGCTGCACCGTGCATTGGCGATCGCAAACGAGCGTCATCATCAGTACGCAACGCTCGAACATCTGCTGCTGTCGCTGATCGACGACTCGGATGCGGCGGCGGTGATGCGGGCTTGCAGCGTCGATCTCGACAAACTGCGGACCAGCCTCGTCAATTATCTCGAGACCGAATTCGAAAACCTGGTGACTGACGGCGCCGACGACGCGAAGCCGACCGCCGGGTTCCAGCGCGTGATCCAGCGCGCGGTAATTCACGTCCAGTCGTCCGGTCGCGAGGAAGTGACCGGCGCCAATGTCTTGATCGCGATCTTTGCCGAGCGCGAGAGCCATGCGGCGTATTTCCTGCAGGAGCAGGACATGACGCGCTACGACGCCGTCAACTACATCAGCCACGGCATCGCCAAGCGGCCCGGCGTCTCCGAGGCGCGGCCGGTGCGCGGCGTCGATGAGGAGACCGAGACCAAGGGCAACGAGGACGCCAAGAAGAAGGGCGAGGCGCTCGAGACCTATTGCGTCAACCTCAACAAGAAGGCGCGCGACGGCAAGATCGATCCGGTGATCGGCCGCAATGCCGAGATCAACCGTGCGATCCAGGTGCTGTGCCGCCGCCAGAAGAACAACCCGCTGTTCGTCGGCGAAGCCGGCGTCGGCAAGACCGCGATCGCCGAGGGCCTCGCCAAGCGCATCGTCGACAGCGATGTGCCCGAGGTGCTGGCGGCCGCGACCGTGTTCTCGCTCGACATGGGCACGCTGCTCGCGGGCACCCGCTACCGCGGCGATTTCGAGGAGCGGCTGAAGCAGGTCCTGAAGGAGCTGGAGGCGCATCCGAACGCCATCCTGTTCATCGACGAGATCCACACCGTGATCGGCGCCGGTGCCACCTCCGGCGGCGCGATGGATGCCTCCAATCTGCTGAAGCCCGCGCTGGCTTCGGGCACCATCCGCTGCATGGGCTCGACGACCTACAAGGAATACCGTCAGCACTTCGAGAAGGACCGCGCGCTGGTGCGGCGCTTCCAGAAGATCGACGTCAACGAGCCGACGGTGGAAGACGCGATCGCGATCCTCAAGGGCCTCAAGCCCTATTTCGAGGATTACCATCGGCTGAAATACACCAATGAGGCGATCGAGGCGGCGGTGCAGCTGTCGTCGCGCTACATCCACGACCGCAAGCTGCCCGACAAGGCGATCGACGTGATCGACGAGTCCGGCGCGGCGCAGATGCTGGTCGCCGAGAGCAAGCGCAAGAAGACGATCGGCATCAAGGAGATCGAGACCACGATCGCGACCATGGCGCGGATCCCGCCGAAGAGCGTGTCGAAGGACGATGCCGAGGTGCTGAAGCATCTCGAGCAGACCCTGAAGCGCACGGTGTTCGGCCAGGACAAAGCGATCGAGTCGCTGGCGGCGTCGATCAAGCTGGCGCGCGCCGGCTTGCGCGAGCCGGAGAAGCCGATCGGCAGCTATTTGTTCTCGGGTCCGACCGGCGTCGGCAAGACCGAGGTGGCCAAGCAACTCGCGGCGTCGCTCGGCGTCGAGCTGCTGCGCTTCGACATGTCCGAATACATGGAGCGGCACACCGTGTCGCGCCTGATCGGCGCGCCTCCCGGCTATGTCGGCTTCGACCAGGGCGGCCTGCTCACCGATGGCGTGGACCAGCATCCGCATTGCGTGGTGCTGCTCGACGAAATCGAGAAGGCGCATCCGGATCTGTACAACGTGCTGCTGCAGATCATGGACCATGGCCGGCTCACCGACCATAACGGCAAGCAGGTCAACTTCCGCAACGTGATCCTGATCATGACCACGAATGCGGGCGCGGCCGATCTCGCGCGGCAGGCCTTCGGCTTCACCCGTTCGAAGCGGGAAGGCGACGACCACGAGGCGATCAATCGGCAGTTCGCGCCGGAGTTCCGCAACCGGCTGGACGCGATCGTCTCGTTTGCGCACCTCAATGCCGAGGTGATCGGCATGGTGGTCGAGAAGTTCGTGCTTCAGCTCGAGGCGCAACTCGCCGACCGCGACGTTACGATCGAGCTGTCCGAGCCCGCCAAGGCCTGGCTGATCGAGCACGGCTATGACGAGCAGATGGGCGCGCGTCCGATGGCGCGCATCATCCAGGAGCACATCAAGAAGCCGCTCGCGGATGAAGTTCTGTTCGGCCAGCTCAAGGGCGGCGGACATGTCCGCGTCGTGCTGGTCAAGGACGAGGCGGCCGCCAAGGACAAGATCGGCTTCGAATATGTCGAGGGCCCGGTCACCCCGAAGCCCGAGAGCCTGCCGCCGCGCAAGCGCAAGCCGCCGAAGGGCGGTCCGAACAACGGCGGCGGAGGCGGCACCAAGGGGCCGGTTTCGAAGGGGCCGATGGTCAAGGCCTGA
- a CDS encoding MFS transporter, translated as MSSAIIEHPDGLPQPQRNWAILTIALGLVMAVVDGSIANVALPTIARDLDASPAFSIWIVNGYQLAITISLLPLASLGEIIGYRRVYLAGLLLFTLASLFCALSHTLPLLTVARILQGFGAAGILSVNTALVRFIYPHSQLGRGISVNALVVAISAAVGPTIASFILAVGTWPYLFAINVPLGIVTLALGWRFLPHTRPAVHAFDWQSAAMSAIAFGFGISAIDSAGHGGALYLCALEFAIAAVASHLLYRRQQHLPSPLLPVDLLRIPIFALSIGTSIASFCGQMLAFVAMPFYLENHFGYSAVQIGLLITPWPIAVAFAAPIAGWLVERYPAGLLGGIGLLLFALGLGTLALMPANATPIDVIWRMALAGAGFGLFQTPNNRTMIAAAPRERSGGASGMLGTARLLGQTIGAALVAMLLARYPVDGTRISLMVGVGFAVVGAVLSTLRLSSAGSRGADQVRVHEGQRLKGE; from the coding sequence ATGTCGTCCGCGATCATCGAGCATCCCGACGGGCTGCCGCAGCCGCAGCGCAATTGGGCCATTCTCACGATCGCGCTCGGCCTCGTGATGGCCGTCGTCGACGGTTCGATCGCCAACGTCGCGCTGCCGACCATCGCCCGGGATCTTGACGCCAGCCCCGCCTTCTCGATCTGGATCGTCAACGGCTATCAGCTGGCGATCACGATCTCGCTGCTGCCGCTGGCCTCGCTCGGCGAGATCATCGGCTATCGCCGCGTCTATCTGGCTGGGCTGTTGCTGTTCACGCTGGCCTCGCTGTTCTGCGCGCTGTCGCATACGCTGCCGCTGCTGACGGTCGCGCGCATCCTGCAAGGATTTGGCGCCGCCGGAATCCTCAGCGTCAATACGGCACTGGTCCGCTTCATCTATCCGCATTCGCAGCTCGGCCGCGGCATCAGCGTCAATGCGCTGGTGGTCGCGATCTCGGCCGCGGTCGGCCCAACCATCGCCTCGTTCATCCTCGCGGTCGGGACGTGGCCGTATCTGTTCGCCATCAACGTCCCGCTCGGCATCGTCACGCTGGCACTGGGCTGGCGCTTCCTGCCGCATACCAGGCCCGCGGTTCATGCCTTCGACTGGCAGAGCGCCGCGATGAGCGCGATCGCGTTCGGGTTCGGCATCAGCGCGATCGACAGCGCCGGCCATGGCGGGGCGCTGTATCTCTGCGCATTGGAGTTCGCGATTGCCGCGGTCGCCTCGCATCTGCTGTACCGGCGGCAGCAGCATTTGCCCTCCCCGCTGCTGCCGGTCGACCTCTTGCGGATACCGATCTTCGCGCTGTCGATCGGCACCTCGATCGCCTCGTTCTGCGGCCAGATGCTGGCCTTCGTTGCGATGCCGTTCTATCTCGAGAACCACTTCGGGTATTCGGCGGTGCAGATCGGTCTGCTGATCACGCCATGGCCGATCGCAGTCGCGTTCGCCGCGCCGATCGCGGGCTGGCTGGTCGAGCGCTATCCGGCCGGCCTGCTCGGTGGCATCGGCCTGCTGCTGTTCGCATTGGGTCTGGGTACGCTAGCGCTGATGCCGGCCAATGCGACGCCGATCGACGTGATCTGGCGCATGGCGCTCGCCGGCGCCGGCTTCGGCCTGTTCCAGACCCCGAACAACCGCACCATGATCGCCGCGGCCCCGCGCGAGCGCTCGGGCGGCGCCAGCGGTATGCTGGGGACCGCGCGCCTGCTCGGACAGACCATCGGCGCGGCCCTGGTGGCGATGCTGTTGGCGCGCTATCCGGTCGACGGCACCAGGATCTCGCTGATGGTCGGCGTCGGCTTCGCCGTCGTGGGCGCCGTGCTCAGCACGCTGCGGCTGTCCTCGGCCGGCAGCCGCGGCGCCGATCAGGTGCGGGTCCATGAGGGTCAGCGGCTCAAGGGCGAGTGA
- a CDS encoding PilZ domain-containing protein encodes MQDRRQSPRDKVFYGAVAEINERGSTMDCVVRNISEGGACVEFGDAAHLPEEMNLNVARKGRSFLARMIWRQANKVGLAFRIMTSDTPVSDLDERVRRSEIKKRQLQRRIKELLGQG; translated from the coding sequence ATGCAGGACCGGCGCCAAAGCCCACGCGACAAGGTGTTTTACGGTGCGGTTGCGGAGATCAATGAGCGCGGCTCGACGATGGATTGCGTCGTCCGCAACATCAGCGAGGGCGGCGCCTGCGTCGAATTCGGCGACGCCGCACACCTGCCCGAAGAGATGAATCTGAACGTCGCGCGCAAGGGCCGCTCGTTCCTGGCGCGCATGATCTGGCGCCAGGCCAACAAGGTCGGCCTCGCGTTCCGGATCATGACCTCGGACACCCCGGTCAGCGATCTCGACGAGCGGGTCCGCCGCAGCGAGATCAAGAAGCGGCAGCTGCAACGTCGGATCAAGGAACTGCTCGGCCAGGGCTGA
- a CDS encoding helix-turn-helix domain-containing protein → MPALFTTDNAPTHRRLALWRDIVCDVFVQLDCKSDLGSAFHGAITSAQLGAVKCSVVSSGQQRVLRTPSRIARTSEDFVLFALGQRGCGAVLQDGRETVIQPGEFAFYDTTRPYELRFNDDFTQTIFQVPRAMLHRRFAGTQGLTATTFTSDRPVQRLAWQFISGLSEIADKLDPDNAIRLADQAADLLAMAISERLGGVTLAASTHRSALLYRLKAHVLAHLPNPELSLGETAAALGISPRYVNSLLADEDTSFQRFVLAQRLERCKRDLASPAHAHRHIGEIAFAWGFNDLSHFGRVFRDHYGLSPRDWRHSRLPN, encoded by the coding sequence ATGCCGGCCCTGTTCACCACGGACAACGCGCCCACGCATCGGCGCCTCGCGCTCTGGCGGGACATCGTCTGCGACGTGTTCGTGCAGCTCGACTGCAAGTCCGATCTCGGCTCCGCCTTCCACGGCGCCATCACCAGCGCGCAGCTCGGCGCGGTGAAATGCTCGGTCGTCTCGTCGGGCCAGCAGCGCGTGCTGCGCACGCCATCTCGGATCGCGCGCACCAGCGAGGACTTCGTCCTGTTCGCGCTCGGCCAGCGCGGCTGTGGCGCCGTGCTGCAGGACGGCCGCGAGACCGTGATCCAGCCGGGCGAGTTCGCGTTCTACGACACCACCCGGCCCTATGAATTGCGCTTCAACGACGACTTCACGCAGACCATCTTCCAGGTGCCGCGCGCGATGCTGCACCGGCGCTTTGCCGGCACCCAGGGCCTGACCGCGACCACGTTCACATCGGATCGCCCGGTGCAGCGGCTCGCCTGGCAGTTCATCAGCGGGCTCTCGGAGATCGCCGACAAGCTCGATCCTGATAATGCGATCCGCCTCGCCGATCAGGCCGCCGATCTGCTCGCGATGGCGATCAGCGAGCGGCTCGGTGGCGTGACGCTTGCGGCCTCGACGCATCGTTCCGCCCTGCTCTACCGGCTGAAGGCGCATGTGCTCGCGCATCTGCCGAACCCGGAGCTCAGCCTCGGCGAAACCGCCGCGGCGCTCGGCATCTCGCCGCGCTACGTCAACAGCCTGCTGGCCGACGAGGACACCTCGTTCCAGCGCTTCGTGCTGGCGCAGCGGCTGGAGCGCTGCAAGCGCGACCTCGCCTCGCCGGCGCACGCGCATCGCCACATCGGCGAGATCGCGTTCGCCTGGGGCTTTAACGATCTCTCGCATTTCGGCCGCGTGTTCCGCGACCATTACGGCCTGTCGCCGCGCGATTGGCGGCACAGCCGGCTGCCGAACTGA
- a CDS encoding carbon-nitrogen hydrolase family protein, translating to MGIEHPKYRVAVVQAAPAWLDLDASIGKSIALIEEAAAKGAKLIAFPEAFIPGYPWYIWLDSPAWAIGRGFVQRYFDNSLSYDSPQAEKLRLAVKKAGMTAVLGLSERDGGSLYLAQWLIGPDGETIAKRRKLRPTHAERTVYGEGDGSDLAVHDRPGIGRLGALCCWEHLQPLSKYAMYAQNEQVHVAAWPSFSLYDPFAPALGWEVNNAASRVYAVEGSCFVLAPCATVSQAMIDEMCDRDDKHALLHVGGGHAAIYGPDGSSIAEKLPPDQEGLLLADIDLGAIGIAKNAADPAGHYSRPDVTRLLLNKKPSKRVEHFALPLDIEEIDAAAT from the coding sequence ATGGGCATCGAACATCCGAAATATCGCGTCGCGGTGGTGCAGGCGGCCCCTGCCTGGCTCGACCTCGACGCCTCCATCGGCAAGAGCATTGCTCTGATCGAGGAGGCCGCCGCGAAGGGTGCAAAACTGATCGCATTCCCCGAGGCCTTCATCCCCGGCTATCCCTGGTACATCTGGCTGGACTCGCCGGCCTGGGCGATCGGGCGCGGCTTCGTGCAGCGCTATTTCGATAACTCGCTGAGTTACGACAGCCCGCAGGCCGAGAAGTTGCGGCTCGCGGTGAAGAAGGCCGGCATGACCGCGGTGCTCGGCCTGTCCGAGCGCGACGGCGGCAGCCTCTATCTCGCGCAGTGGCTAATCGGACCCGACGGCGAGACGATTGCAAAACGGCGCAAGCTGCGGCCGACCCATGCCGAGCGTACCGTCTATGGCGAGGGCGACGGCAGCGACCTTGCGGTGCACGACCGCCCCGGCATCGGCCGGCTCGGCGCGCTGTGCTGCTGGGAGCATCTGCAGCCGCTGTCGAAATACGCGATGTATGCCCAGAACGAGCAGGTGCATGTCGCGGCCTGGCCGAGCTTCTCGTTGTACGATCCGTTCGCGCCGGCGCTCGGCTGGGAGGTCAACAACGCGGCCTCGCGCGTCTATGCGGTGGAGGGCTCGTGCTTCGTGCTGGCGCCGTGCGCCACCGTCTCGCAGGCGATGATCGACGAGATGTGCGACCGCGACGACAAGCACGCGCTGCTGCATGTCGGCGGCGGACACGCCGCGATCTACGGACCTGACGGCAGCTCGATCGCCGAGAAGCTGCCGCCCGATCAGGAAGGCCTGCTGCTCGCCGATATCGATCTCGGTGCGATCGGGATCGCCAAGAACGCCGCCGACCCGGCCGGGCATTACTCGCGGCCCGACGTTACGCGCCTGCTGCTGAACAAGAAGCCGTCGAAGCGCGTCGAGCATTTCGCGCTGCCGCTCGATATCGAGGAGATCGACGCGGCCGCAACCTGA
- a CDS encoding phenylacetaldoxime dehydratase family protein, with protein sequence MESAIPPHLQTARSRHRRVPDDYAPPYPSFVARHKPAVARVIMAYFGVQFRGEPTAAVAEALASIAKRFAGGSGPTHWDRAQCVDQAGFTNVVSVAYWDDVGRFDAWFDGAREAWTGGASDGVGRFIEVLRPHVARYETLFSSLGRPEGVAVLADGMSGEVQEHAYWGGMRDRIPLSQTDAMSPNGEPRVIRDGARIRVVAHDNLCLIRSGQDWSDTEASERKMYLDDVEPVLREGMDFLRDDGGPIGCYANRYMRVVDAEGRLTEKSYGQSWWKSLAALERWAESHPTHVRIFGAAMKYLSTLGPAAKLRLYHEVTVVAADEQFFEYLGCHERTGMLGAVQVAAAPSA encoded by the coding sequence ATGGAATCCGCGATTCCCCCTCACTTGCAGACTGCGCGCTCCCGTCATCGTCGCGTGCCCGACGATTATGCGCCGCCTTATCCCTCGTTCGTCGCGCGCCACAAACCCGCGGTCGCGCGCGTGATCATGGCCTATTTCGGCGTGCAATTTCGTGGCGAGCCGACTGCCGCGGTGGCCGAGGCGCTGGCATCGATCGCAAAACGCTTTGCCGGCGGGAGCGGCCCGACGCATTGGGATCGCGCGCAATGTGTCGACCAGGCCGGCTTCACCAACGTCGTCTCGGTCGCCTATTGGGACGATGTCGGGCGGTTCGATGCCTGGTTCGACGGCGCGCGCGAGGCCTGGACCGGCGGCGCCAGCGATGGCGTCGGCCGTTTCATCGAGGTGCTGCGGCCGCATGTTGCGCGCTACGAGACGCTGTTCTCGTCGCTCGGCCGGCCGGAGGGCGTCGCGGTGCTTGCCGACGGCATGAGCGGCGAGGTGCAGGAGCACGCCTATTGGGGCGGCATGCGCGACCGCATCCCGCTGTCGCAGACCGACGCGATGTCGCCGAACGGCGAGCCGCGGGTGATCCGCGACGGCGCGCGCATCCGCGTGGTCGCGCACGACAATCTCTGCCTGATCCGCTCCGGCCAGGACTGGAGCGACACCGAGGCGTCGGAGCGCAAGATGTATCTCGACGATGTCGAGCCGGTGCTGCGCGAGGGCATGGACTTCCTGCGCGACGACGGCGGGCCGATCGGCTGCTACGCCAATCGCTACATGCGCGTCGTCGACGCGGAGGGAAGGCTGACGGAGAAGTCCTACGGCCAGAGCTGGTGGAAGAGTCTTGCGGCACTGGAGCGCTGGGCGGAGTCGCACCCGACCCATGTCAGGATCTTCGGCGCGGCGATGAAGTATCTGTCGACCCTGGGACCCGCCGCAAAGCTCAGGCTGTATCACGAGGTCACGGTGGTTGCCGCCGACGAGCAGTTCTTCGAATATCTCGGCTGCCACGAGCGCACCGGCATGCTGGGTGCGGTGCAGGTCGCGGCGGCGCCCTCCGCCTGA
- a CDS encoding LysR family transcriptional regulator: MLDPTQLETFLTVVQTQNFTEAGRRLGLKQSTVSQHIRKLEAAAGRRLFVRDTHSVVLTADGEAMTGFARPILEANARARDYFAGSQVRGKVRLGAAEDFASSRLPDLLRDFVRRHPQVDLELTIGLSAVLYQQLDAGELDLVLGKRRPGDALGQLVWQDRLVWTGAPGMRLDPDQPLPLILYAPPSVSRSVVLEAMERFGRPWRIVCSSGSLSGLRAAALAGLGITPQAQGLIPDGLEAFPATGLPPLGNVEFVVRTARRTKRGPAVELAQAITERGGRLRP, translated from the coding sequence ATGCTCGATCCGACCCAGCTCGAAACCTTCCTGACCGTGGTGCAGACCCAGAACTTCACCGAGGCCGGGCGCCGCCTCGGCCTGAAGCAGTCGACCGTCAGCCAGCACATCCGCAAGCTCGAGGCCGCGGCCGGGCGTCGCCTGTTCGTGCGCGACACCCATTCGGTGGTGCTCACCGCCGACGGCGAAGCGATGACCGGCTTTGCGCGCCCGATCCTCGAGGCCAATGCGCGCGCCCGCGATTACTTCGCGGGGTCGCAGGTGCGCGGCAAGGTCCGGTTGGGCGCCGCGGAGGATTTTGCGAGCTCCCGCCTGCCCGATCTGCTGCGCGACTTCGTCCGCCGCCACCCGCAGGTCGATCTCGAATTGACGATCGGCCTCAGCGCCGTGCTCTACCAGCAGCTCGACGCCGGCGAGCTCGACCTCGTGCTCGGCAAGCGCCGGCCCGGCGACGCGCTCGGGCAACTGGTGTGGCAGGACCGCCTGGTGTGGACCGGTGCGCCCGGCATGCGGCTCGATCCCGACCAGCCGCTGCCGCTGATCCTCTATGCGCCACCGAGCGTCAGCCGCAGCGTGGTGCTGGAGGCGATGGAACGGTTTGGACGACCCTGGCGCATCGTCTGCTCCAGCGGCAGCCTCAGCGGCCTGCGCGCCGCGGCGCTCGCCGGTCTCGGCATCACCCCGCAGGCGCAGGGCCTGATCCCGGACGGACTGGAGGCGTTCCCCGCGACAGGCCTGCCGCCGCTCGGCAACGTCGAATTCGTGGTCCGCACCGCCCGCCGGACCAAACGCGGCCCGGCGGTCGAACTGGCGCAAGCCATCACGGAACGCGGCGGCCGGCTGCGGCCGTAG
- a CDS encoding bile acid:sodium symporter family protein, whose amino-acid sequence MTISRLRSFVPVDPYIAAIVGMVGLATLLPLHGQGTVIGGYATDAAIALLFFLHGARLSTTEALVGARHWRLHLVIFLSTFALFPLLGLAAHALAPHLLTPALWAGVILICILPSTVQSSVAFTSIAHGNVSAALCSATASNLLGIVATPLLAGVLLSSHGGFSGNAAFDIVVQLLLPFVAGQLSRPLIGRWVERHRAMLGLVDRGSILLIVYTAFSDGVSHGIWHQVNATQMAIVLGLDALLLATVLLITNFGSQLLGFSRADRIAIMFCGSKKSLASGLPMASVLLAGQSVGLIVLPLMLFHQIQLMTCAALARRYAGGEEGASHDAAPVLVKAH is encoded by the coding sequence ATGACCATCAGCCGCCTGCGCTCATTCGTGCCTGTCGACCCCTACATCGCCGCCATCGTCGGCATGGTCGGCCTTGCCACGCTGCTGCCGCTGCACGGGCAGGGCACCGTGATCGGCGGCTACGCGACCGATGCCGCGATCGCGCTGCTGTTCTTCCTGCACGGCGCCCGGCTGTCGACGACGGAGGCGCTGGTCGGCGCCCGGCACTGGCGGCTGCACCTCGTGATCTTCCTGTCGACCTTCGCGCTGTTCCCGCTGCTCGGGCTCGCCGCGCATGCGCTGGCGCCGCATCTGCTGACGCCGGCGCTGTGGGCGGGCGTGATCCTGATCTGCATCCTGCCATCGACGGTGCAGTCGTCGGTCGCCTTCACCTCGATCGCACATGGCAACGTCTCCGCCGCGCTGTGCTCGGCTACCGCCTCCAATCTGCTCGGCATCGTCGCGACACCGCTGCTGGCAGGTGTGCTGCTCTCGAGCCATGGCGGGTTCTCCGGCAATGCCGCGTTCGACATCGTCGTGCAACTGTTGCTGCCCTTCGTGGCGGGGCAGCTGTCGCGGCCGCTGATCGGCCGCTGGGTCGAGCGGCACCGTGCGATGCTCGGCCTGGTCGACCGCGGCTCGATCCTCCTGATCGTCTACACCGCGTTCAGCGACGGCGTCAGCCACGGCATCTGGCATCAGGTCAACGCGACGCAGATGGCCATCGTGCTCGGCCTCGATGCGCTGCTACTGGCGACCGTGCTGCTGATCACCAATTTTGGCAGCCAGCTGCTCGGCTTCTCGCGCGCCGACCGCATCGCGATCATGTTCTGCGGCTCGAAGAAGAGCCTGGCGAGCGGGCTGCCGATGGCGAGCGTGCTGCTCGCCGGGCAGTCGGTCGGCCTGATCGTGCTGCCGCTGATGCTGTTTCACCAGATCCAGCTGATGACCTGCGCCGCGTTGGCGCGCCGTTATGCGGGCGGTGAGGAAGGGGCATCACATGATGCTGCGCCGGTGTTGGTCAAGGCGCACTGA
- a CDS encoding glycine/sarcosine/betaine reductase selenoprotein B family protein: MAAATDDQLGFASDDDAPIGYMKRTRDYYEAIGYTTPYRWAHYTSAPFQPLKKPLNQSRVAIITTAAPFDPARGDQGPGAKYNGGAKFYSVYDGDTSQPHDLRISHIAYDRTHTTATDSGTWFPLAQLKRLAAEGKIGEVAPRFFGAPTNRSHRVTIETDAPEILKRCRDDKVDAAVLVPNCPVCHQTVSLVARHLEANGIPTVVMGCAKDIVEHAAVPRFLFSDFPLGNSAGKPHDGASQAFTLKLALRVLETAPGPQTTVQSPLRWSEDASWKRDYSNADALSAEELARLRREFDAQKEIAKGLRVA; encoded by the coding sequence ATGGCCGCAGCTACGGACGATCAACTCGGCTTTGCCTCCGACGACGACGCCCCGATCGGCTACATGAAGCGGACCCGCGATTATTACGAGGCGATCGGCTACACCACCCCCTACCGCTGGGCGCATTACACCTCCGCGCCGTTCCAGCCGCTGAAGAAGCCGCTGAACCAGTCCCGGGTCGCCATCATCACGACAGCCGCGCCGTTCGATCCTGCCCGCGGCGACCAGGGCCCCGGCGCCAAATACAATGGCGGGGCCAAGTTCTATTCGGTCTATGACGGCGACACGTCGCAGCCACACGATTTGCGGATCTCGCATATCGCCTATGACCGCACCCACACCACGGCGACCGACAGCGGCACCTGGTTCCCGCTGGCGCAGCTCAAGCGCCTCGCCGCGGAAGGCAAGATCGGCGAAGTCGCCCCGCGCTTCTTCGGTGCCCCGACCAACCGCAGCCACCGCGTCACCATCGAGACCGATGCGCCCGAGATCCTGAAGCGCTGCCGCGACGACAAGGTCGACGCCGCGGTGCTGGTGCCGAACTGCCCGGTCTGCCACCAGACCGTCAGCCTGGTGGCGCGCCATCTCGAAGCCAACGGCATCCCGACCGTGGTGATGGGCTGCGCCAAGGATATCGTCGAGCACGCCGCGGTGCCGCGCTTCCTGTTCTCCGATTTCCCGCTCGGCAACTCCGCCGGCAAGCCGCATGACGGGGCCTCGCAGGCGTTCACGCTGAAACTCGCGCTACGCGTGCTGGAAACTGCGCCCGGTCCGCAGACCACGGTGCAGTCGCCGCTGCGCTGGAGCGAGGACGCGTCCTGGAAGCGCGACTACAGCAATGCCGATGCACTGAGCGCGGAGGAGCTCGCCCGCCTGCGCCGCGAGTTCGACGCGCAGAAGGAAATCGCGAAGGGTTTGCGCGTCGCTTAG